Part of the Octopus sinensis unplaced genomic scaffold, ASM634580v1 Contig14258, whole genome shotgun sequence genome is shown below.
GCCCAGTAcaagggtttatctttggctaggtacttctcctgcagctgccttatcaggaatatagcatcagaggTGCTTCGCTgtggcacaaaaccaaattgcatctcttCTGGTCTAACACACAtcctaattattttgtctgtgacCCTCTCAGTAATTTTCATTGCTTCATCTAatagtttgatacctctgtaattatttccgtGCAAGGCATCATCctccctgtatgtgtgtgagggtgtgtgagtgtgtgtgcgtgtgtgtgtatttgtgattatTTGGAATTTGGGTATACATTTAGAAGTATGCTACTTAAAGATCTTTCGCTGATTCGGTTACCTCATGTCATCCACAGTTGAGCTATAAGTGACACTGGATCTACCTCATGTATTCTGCAGTGTTCGTTCAGTTTATAATGAATGAGGGAAGCAGAAAATGGAGTTAATGAGAATTTTTATTCATCGCAACGATTGTTTCAATCCATCTTGTATCGGTCCCTTGCAGGTAGGATATTGTATAACTGGTTGTGGTACATCCTCCGGTGCAGATGCATGTCATCGGGTGTCTTCTTTTAAAGAAGATACCTCTGTAAATATATTCGGGTTCGCTTGGAATGTTGTTGTTGCCAGAAGGCTGTTGTCTCTCATGTTGTTATCCAAGAAGCTCCTAGCAACAACATGTCAAGTgaaactgaatatatttagtGAGGTATCTTTACATTAAAACAAGGCACCCGATGAGATGCATCTGCACTGGAGGATGCAAAACAACATGTATAGTAGCCCACCCGCAAGCGACCGAtgcaagatgggtcgaaacgGTCGTTGTGATGCATATTCTCGTGAACTCCGTTTCCCCaattcattatatgtatttatatatgtaacactgatgtttatgtgtgtgtgcgtgcgtgcacattaGTTTTATACATGTGGACGCTAACCGGCTCAGCAGTTTTATGAACCCCTTATTAATGTAGCAACGTCAAAAGTAAACATTAGAAATCATAATTCTTCTTTACTTGACTTGATCTGCTAATCATGTGTTTACTCTAGTTCTGTTGCCCTACAACTTACTATAGTGAGGGGCAAATGTAGGACATCTTAATATGTTTATCATgtctctaacacacacatgtatcaggtTATAGAAGGTCCTTATGGAAGATTTATTTCACTGACAAACATCAAATGTATTTGATCAGTTTGATCTAGTACCCAGTAGAAAACTGTAATGACATTGATATCAACcctgattttcatgtaaattttcattttccatttttacctCCACAAAGGATTCGGTGAATTTAGAAATTGTGAACAAAGAATATAGGACACCATTGCTTGAAGCTGTTTCGAACGGTCACCTCGGAATAATGCAGCGGCTGATAGCCAGGGGCGCGAATGTAAATTTTGTCGAACATGGAGGAAATAATTGCCTGCATCTGGcgttaaaaagagaaaacaacttTCATTCTGAGGTGGAGCACATGACCATGTTAGATCAGGTAAGTTTTCACATTgtttgtgactatgtgtgtgtggtgtgtgtgtgtgtgtgtgtgtgcatttgtgcgtctgtgtgtgtgtgtgtgtgtgtatgtgtgtgcatttgtgcgtctgtgtgtgtgtaaaatagacaaactgacagagaaagacagacagaaacagacattGTTTATATCGCAATTCTCACCTACCAACCCCATCCTCCATTACCATTTCCTGATCCAGTCACAATGGTAACCCttagttatattattatgtaacaaACACTATTCTCATTCCGTCCCCTTCCGTCCTCAAAGGCACGACCTCTCCATGGTAGAGAAGGTGATCCATCTCGAATGTTGGCCATACAAACACGGTCATCAAAATTTGAAGGAGAAATGATCTATTCAAGACAGGAGATATTATTCTGAATTAACAATGATACTGGGTAGAAGAGAGGTTCATATGATAGACAGTAACATTTATAGTGCTGGGGCCATGATAATAAATACATCTTGTCCATTCCATGAAGAATTCTGCCTGAAACTGCTCTCTgtcacatttcttttatataatactagcagcatagcccggcatttcccgggtatgtaagagcccctagtaggcaacgactaatcccaatctagtcctttccctctagggaacgaaggtgcgtgtgtaggttgcaatatcttctcttcactcgaatacttctgtgtatacgatgttcctagctgtccctttgggcgataaaaaggtcgagttgcgtcctctagacagaagatgtgttgcatataaaaagtttagattctcgactccatgtcgaatttatcgatttttttcagaactgggggaacttttcaaaattttcgctgcgttagttttgaattatgacattgggctattccCATATGAATAAAGCTCACTACAGATGACTGACTACTATTCAGGCAGTTGATGGTCATCTGTGTATTGTTGTAATGTCTACTTTGGTGAGAGGAACCTACTCTGACAGCCAGCGACCTCCCCACCTACTGGAATAGTCCATCAGACTAACACTGAACAAATTATCAACTATGCGTTGGTGTTCTGCCTCAACTGTGACACCGATTCTTACTTCCCTTACTTCACTTTCTTCATCAAAAGATGTTTCcttattaattcatcatcatcatcatcatgataatgtaTCGACTGTTTTcaaagctggcatgggttcgacgctttgacagaagctggtcagCTGAAAAGCTACCTGGGCTCCATATCTCTTTTCGCATTGTTCGATAGTTGgacgtccttcctaatgccacccaatTTACATAATGTACTGCGTGCTTTTCTGCAGCACCGACACGGATATttgtatgtgacaccagcatgggtgattTTTCCGAAGCATCAGCACCCATGATCCCACAAGATTAGGATATCTCAGACGAAGAATGATACAGGGGTCATGACAGTATGCAAGGACAACGACGACTTAGCTTGGCATATCATCTCAAGTACAGCAGACTGCCAAAAGTATCGCTCCCatttcatcccctctgtgaggcccaacgtctgACGGTCCTTTCTCACCACATTATTGcacgtctttctgggtctacccccTCCACACATTCCCTCCACAATGAGAGATCACCACTTCTTGATGaagctatcttcatccatatgcatcacataaccataccatgGTAGACTTCTCTCTTGCGCACAAAATCCGATGCCTTATATACCCTGTTTTTCTCTCCAATCCACTTAATTAAAGAAACATTATTGATCTGCGTGGATATGTCTATGTGGTGTTGATTTAGTTGTTATGTCTGAAGGCCTTgctatgttgttgctgttctcttTTCTGGTATAACTTATATTATTTGTGGTGTTATTCATATCTATAAGACAGTCCTTTGACGAAAATTttatgcacattttgctttggaggttaatggcagccaaaccgaggcaaggatactaaatgcgtggtggTGAGAATGAGAcccgcgatggttaaaattcgcaagctataagatgtggttgctatggcaaaaagagtgattttttgATCCCTCTATAACgatgtctctctgtcactctttcttgcaccacctctctcactgtacatctgtctgtatctatagacaGAAAGCGATGACaaccgcaaaagtttaaatattctcgccacaggtcttttagaacggtgaattaATATCGCCCACCTCCATCGCACAgtcataacagatattattaaacagatatattgtgttaatttatatatatactgtgtgcatatgtggttggATTGTGCtaaaaatatacacacctatgttaaaagtgctagcgAGTTTGTATTGGAACTTCgaatttgctcaattgaaaggcatggactctagggcaaaattcctcatctttcaaAATGTGGCCCgcttagacccgaatgaaatcgggttataataccaaaacgagtaaaacaataataaactattttaattccGAACAAGGCCTGGTATGTATTTCTAATCTatcaaatgaagaaggcgaacgatgatacaaattggatttttatgtaaaaatatgtgtaatTGGGCCTGGAATGGGATTACAATTTAAAAGAGGGGGTAACTTGCGGTGAGAAATTGTTTGAGAGACTTTTGGGGCGCTACTGTGGTCGTTTTGGTGTGAAAatagggattttattgattttgggggacaaTTGGGGATttagattggacaccttttgcccgatttcaatcaaattttcaacatggtaaagtagaagatttgtaatttaagcacggaaatctaatttttataaatgggagatagatagatagagaaagataaaaagcaagagaaagtgagggagagtccgagataaaggaagagtaagagagtggggatgcgagagagaaaggagagaggaacAAAGAGGGTGAATATGGCGATAAGAaacaaaggaagcaacagaaagtaacaatcacaccctcacccacgcgtagagcgggtcaccttaagctagtacttATATGTACAATACTCTTCCGTAAGTATTTCTCTTGCTATGGCCATTTGGCTTTATCAAGCCAATGTAGAGATAGgttcttgttggtttgttgtCTTTCATTATTGTGACATTTCTGtccttatattttgtatatttgactTGATGTTATAATAactttatattgtgtttttattgaATAGTTTGTGACATTTGTGATTGGCAAGTAAAATACTCATTAAATATCATTGTTAAGCAATAACGTTGACCACTAATGTGCGTTTTGTTCAATATAATGATCATAATTTTTGTCTTAATGTAGAACGTAAAGTAaaacaaatgataatgaaaagtgGACTCAACTAAGAGATGATGTAAGAAATCAACGCTGTGTGAATACTTTAATCACTGGGAAAACAAACTATGTGAAAATGTAGTTGAACTGTTGTGTAATTTGGGGCATctttagtatatgtttgtgtaatctttaactcatcattttatatttcatcatttgtagTTCTGCGTAGAGCTGAAACTGGGAAACGAAGAAAGGTGCTCTGGTGTGGTAGTTGCCAGCTACCTAGCCCACCACGGGGCCAACTTTTACTGTAAAAACAAAAGTGGCAGAACACCATTTGAcctaataaaaaaggaaaaattaaaaaagacgtTAAAGACGTTATTCCGACCAACGCAGTAAGTATTCACTGGCAATGACAAGATAAACCattacattttctattttgtatataacCATGTTTATATGTTTCTATTGTTTTAATTCGACTGATACATTATACTGCTTTAGAGGCTTAATGAAAGGTTAGACAACAACAgtaagaagaacaataaacaatatgCAGATGTTAAGATAATTAAAAGAAAGGACACTATTTTGATTACATTCAAATGATTGGTTGCGTTGACTGTTATACCTCTCctaaaatccccacccaccccTCTCAATTCCCTATTTTAAAGATTTGGGACCAATGAGAAAATGTAGAAGTAAATAGTGAAGTGATGGAATTCATCTCTCTACCAACAGAttgttcctctgtcttctctgtcCCAGCCAGTCATGTCCATGTGAGCTATCCTGAGAAAATcgcctacaaacacatacaatgagtgtacatacatggatacatacatacatacatacgtatttatacatacatgcatacgtatttatacatgcatacatagatacatacatacatatatatatatataatatatatatatatatacatatatatacatatatacatatatatatatatatatatatatatatatatatatatatatatatatatatatatatatattatatatatattatatatatatatatatatatatatatatactgtggggaggaaataaatattcgtctgtcaaaattctttatttaatttctaatgaacataaatgggatataccaatactatattcacatacacatgcataaactaagaatatgcaaatgaaactaataaattatagtaactaaggaatttatatacaatcataaatatttaggggtgaaaaaagtattcgtaaagaataaatgtatgattttctatgccacaaaatactgttaaaatatttttttactagaaatttcttgtttattccaataatcttatcagttttcatttttgagtgtcaaaacactagcttcttcattcagcagACAACATAAAGTCATCGACAACATAACTAAcaataatggcgaaaagtaaagaactcacaaattcagtgaaaaacttaTTATTGAACTGTAGAAAGtaggtaaaagttacaggaaaatatcagagagaCTTTGTATTCCGCTTACTACcaaatcttcatttattcaaagatataaggaatcgggaactgttgaaaacagaataagatccggagcaccacgcaagatttccccaagatctttaagaaaaatgaagcgaAGAATCGGAAAAAAACGCAATAATCACCAGAAAGGAGttttcataggaatgaactgaagtcacgctctcctagaaaaactcctCTGTTGACtgaaaggcatagagatgcccgtttaaaatttgttatgaacataaagataaatctgatacattctgggaaaatgttctatggacagacgagacgaaaattgaattgtttggacgaaATTCGCTTACCCATGTTTGGAGtaaaaacacaattcctaccgtAAAGATTGGAggtgtgggggtgtttctctgcaaatggtactggcaatttacatgtgatagatggtagaatgaatgcagagatgtaccaaaatattttgaacaataatttatgggactctgttgaaaagctccagctttgtgaagggtgggttttacaacaggGTAACGGCCCTAAGCACACGGTGAAGTCTACCAAATATGGATTGtcaatcacaatataaaattattgtaaTGGCCAAGCCTgtcacctgacttgaaccccattgaaaatttgtggcgttatttgaaaacTGAAATTCAAGAGCCCCAACATGCAttacagatttgaagaaaatttgtcaagaagaataggaaaaaattcctaaagaaacatgcgagtcattggtgaagaactacaagaagagattggttgaagtggaactgaataatggttatgctacgaagtattaaatcaaaattatctgttgtttatattctgtacgaatacttttttcacccctaaatatttataattgtatataaattccttagttgctataatttattagtttcttttgcatattcttagtttatgcatgtgtatgcaaatatataatagtggtatatcccatttatgttcattagaaattaaataaataaagaattttgacatgcacgaatatttatttcccccgtgtatatatatatatatatatatatatatatatatatatatatatgttgtgtgtgtgtgtgtgtatatatgtatatatatatatatatatatatatatacacaccacacacacacaacacattatacatatatattatatatatatatatatatatatagggagagtttacgaaaaaaacaaaagacgatgacaggtggtattgaaggaatagaaaaagtcttttacgtttcgagccttcgctcttctacagaaagggacacggaaaaaaaaacaaggatagaaacaaggagagaaaaaaatgtgtgtagcggctaacaatctatcatggcgactgactcggacacacacacacacacacacacacacacacacacatatatatataagtgaattatATTTCTGGAATATATGTTGTTCACTTTGTAAATCAGTTTTTGTGATGTATCAATGTCATGACATATACTTATTAATATTtgtgtccatttatatatatatatatatgtgtgtgtatgtgtgtctgtgtgtctgtgtctgtgtctgtgtgtctgtgtctgcatttATATACTCACAAATTCGCCCATATGTAATTGTTTAATTGTGGTGTCGCATAATATTCTCTACTGTAAATATGCAcacaatgtaatatttgttataaatgaatgttattaatGGGATGTGTTCATGTTTTTGTTCCTCAGATGTGTGTTTTGTGAAGACGAAGTGGCCACAGAGACGTTCTTTCCATGTAAACATCTTTCGCTGTGTAAGAAATGCTGTCCCCAAAAGATACCTAAACGATGCCCTATGTGTAGACAGAATATAACGAGCAAAAATAGTTTGGGTAAGAATACTGTatgatctgtctgtttgtctcatgGGCTTTATGGTGTGGAATATTGTATTTCATATTGTTGTGTAGATCCAGTTCTGCCTTAATCAAGCACACTTTTGATAAAAGATGTTCCAGGTGTCTTTTCTCTGTCATATTATGTCTCTCACTACTCCCACTAAACATTGTTCTTGTCCAATTAGAAGACTTGTCACACTTCAAGATGGTTACTTTctgcaacataaaaataataaag
Proteins encoded:
- the LOC115230058 gene encoding E3 ubiquitin-protein ligase MIB2-like isoform X1 — encoded protein: MRQFGGNQHYKVVCAMLFKDSVNLEIVNKEYRTPLLEAVSNGHLGIMQRLIARGANVNFVEHGGNNCLHLALKRENNFHSEVEHMTMLDQFCVELKLGNEERCSGVVVASYLAHHGANFYCKNKSGRTPFDLIKKEKLKKTLKTLFRPTQCVFCEDEVATETFFPCKHLSLCKKCCPQKIPKRCPMCRQNITSKNSLGKNTV
- the LOC115230058 gene encoding E3 ubiquitin-protein ligase MIB2-like isoform X2, which encodes MLFKDSVNLEIVNKEYRTPLLEAVSNGHLGIMQRLIARGANVNFVEHGGNNCLHLALKRENNFHSEVEHMTMLDQFCVELKLGNEERCSGVVVASYLAHHGANFYCKNKSGRTPFDLIKKEKLKKTLKTLFRPTQCVFCEDEVATETFFPCKHLSLCKKCCPQKIPKRCPMCRQNITSKNSLGKNTV